In Nicotiana tabacum cultivar K326 chromosome 19, ASM71507v2, whole genome shotgun sequence, one DNA window encodes the following:
- the LOC107831335 gene encoding protein cornichon homolog 4-like isoform X2, translating to MIGDLLSWLLAFFLVVAVLAAVLYQVMCLADLENDYVNPYDSASEINELVVPEFVLQGALCFVHLAMGHWFMCLICLPYLYYDVKVYTDRRHLLDVTEIFNQLPWEKKIRLYKLGYLGILLVFSIISMVWSIVSE from the exons ATGATAGGCGATCTACTCTCATGGCTTCTTGCCTTCTTCCTTGTCGTTGCCGTTCTCGCCGCAGTCCTCTACCAG GTCATGTGCTTGGCGGATCTTGAAAATGATTATGTCAACCCTTATGATTCAGCATCCGAGATTAACGAACTTGTGGTTCCAGAATTTGTTCTGCAAGGAGCACTATGCTTCGTACATCTTGCGATGGGGCATTGGTTTATGTGTCTGATCTGTCTCCCATACTTATATTATGACGTTAAGGT CTATACTGATCGTCGCCACTTGCTAGATGTAACTGAGATTTTCAATCAGCTACCATGGGAAAAGAAGATTCGGTTGTATAAACTTGGATACCTTGGGATACTCCTTGTCTTTTCTATAATCAG TATGGTCTGGAGCATTGTGTCTGAATGA
- the LOC107831335 gene encoding putative protein cornichon homolog 2 isoform X1: MITFPFEALREVNLRSLKKHVNLMSFFVLFMDDDGVMCLADLENDYVNPYDSASEINELVVPEFVLQGALCFVHLAMGHWFMCLICLPYLYYDVKVYTDRRHLLDVTEIFNQLPWEKKIRLYKLGYLGILLVFSIISMVWSIVSE; this comes from the exons ATGATAACTTTTCCCTTTGAAGCGTTAAGAGAGGTTAACCTAAGAAGCTTAAAAAAGCATGTCAATTTGATGAGCTTTTTCGTTCTTTTCATGGATGATGATGGT GTCATGTGCTTGGCGGATCTTGAAAATGATTATGTCAACCCTTATGATTCAGCATCCGAGATTAACGAACTTGTGGTTCCAGAATTTGTTCTGCAAGGAGCACTATGCTTCGTACATCTTGCGATGGGGCATTGGTTTATGTGTCTGATCTGTCTCCCATACTTATATTATGACGTTAAGGT CTATACTGATCGTCGCCACTTGCTAGATGTAACTGAGATTTTCAATCAGCTACCATGGGAAAAGAAGATTCGGTTGTATAAACTTGGATACCTTGGGATACTCCTTGTCTTTTCTATAATCAG TATGGTCTGGAGCATTGTGTCTGAATGA
- the LOC107831334 gene encoding AT-hook motif nuclear-localized protein 1-like isoform X2: MESREAMNSGVTVIAPEAPSNYQMAPRTENALVPAGTSPAVTPPVATGIPLSSEKKKRGRPRKYGPDGAVTRTLSPMPISASAPPTSGSFLSEKVSVARPASEKKPRNKVGAENLGEWISCSTGGNFLPHMITVEAGEQGPRAICIISAVGLISNVTLRQPNTSGGTLTYEGRFEILSLSGSFTPTEFGGSRTSRTGGMSISLASPDGRVVGGTLAGLLIAASPVQVVVGSFLPSNYQEAKPKKQKAEPKAIPYATVSPAAPHSSNMDPRSSNALTVNIPGAGNQNIISSSTMQTNHWTAMPTVQDSRKSATDINISLQGE; the protein is encoded by the exons ATGGAGTCAAGAGAAGCCATGAATTCAGGAGTTACAGTGATAGCTCCAGAAGCTCCATCAAACTATCAAATGGCACCAAGAACGGAAAATGCTCTGGTGCCGGCGGGAACATCGCCGGCTGTGACACCTCCGGTAGCTACTGGCATTCCACTTAGctcagagaagaagaagaggggccGTCCTAGGAAGTATGGGCCAGATGGGGCAGTCACTCGGACACTTTCACCTATGCCCATTTCGGCGTCGGCCCCACCAACCTCCGGCAGCTTCTTGTCGGAGAAAGTCAGTGTTGCTCGGCCTGCGTCGGAGAAAAAGCCTCGCAATAAAGTGGGAGCAGAAAATTTAG GTGAATGGATTTCATGTTCCACTGGTGGCAACTTTTTACCACACATGATCACAGTTGAAGCTGGTGAG CAAGGACCTCGAGCTATTTGCATTATTTCTGCTGTTGGTTTGATATCAAATGTTACTCTACGGCAACCAAATACTTCAGGGGGGACTTTGACTTATGAG GGTCGATTCGAAATCCTTTCTTTGTCTGGATCCTTTACTCCAACAGAGTTTGGGGGTTCTCGTACTAGCAGAACCGGAGGAATGAGCATTTCTTTGGCAAGTCCCGATGGTCGTGTTGTCGGAGGTACACTTGCAGGACTGTTAATAGCTGCTAGTCCTGTCCAG GTTGTGGTGGGCAGTTTTCTACCAAGCAACTACCAAGAAGCCAAGCCAAAGAAACAGAAAGCAGAACCCAAAGCAATACCTTATGCAACGGTCTCTCCTGCTGCGCCCCATAGCTCTAATATGGACCCTAGAAGTTCCAATGCACTCACTGTAAACATTCCCGGAGCTGGAAATCAAAATATTATTTCTTCCTCCACCATGCAAACGAATCACTGGACCGCTATGCCAACTGTTCAAGACTCGAGAAAGTCTGCAACAGATATTAACATATCATTGCAGGGAGAGTAG
- the LOC107831334 gene encoding AT-hook motif nuclear-localized protein 1-like isoform X1, which translates to MESREAMNSGVTVIAPEAPSNYQMAPRTENALVPAGTSPAVTPPVATGIPLSSEKKKRGRPRKYGPDGAVTRTLSPMPISASAPPTSGSFLSEKVSVARPASEKKPRNKVGAENLGEWISCSTGGNFLPHMITVEAGEDVTMKIISFSQQGPRAICIISAVGLISNVTLRQPNTSGGTLTYEGRFEILSLSGSFTPTEFGGSRTSRTGGMSISLASPDGRVVGGTLAGLLIAASPVQVVVGSFLPSNYQEAKPKKQKAEPKAIPYATVSPAAPHSSNMDPRSSNALTVNIPGAGNQNIISSSTMQTNHWTAMPTVQDSRKSATDINISLQGE; encoded by the exons ATGGAGTCAAGAGAAGCCATGAATTCAGGAGTTACAGTGATAGCTCCAGAAGCTCCATCAAACTATCAAATGGCACCAAGAACGGAAAATGCTCTGGTGCCGGCGGGAACATCGCCGGCTGTGACACCTCCGGTAGCTACTGGCATTCCACTTAGctcagagaagaagaagaggggccGTCCTAGGAAGTATGGGCCAGATGGGGCAGTCACTCGGACACTTTCACCTATGCCCATTTCGGCGTCGGCCCCACCAACCTCCGGCAGCTTCTTGTCGGAGAAAGTCAGTGTTGCTCGGCCTGCGTCGGAGAAAAAGCCTCGCAATAAAGTGGGAGCAGAAAATTTAG GTGAATGGATTTCATGTTCCACTGGTGGCAACTTTTTACCACACATGATCACAGTTGAAGCTGGTGAG GATGTTACAATGAAGATAATCTCATTTTCTCAGCAAGGACCTCGAGCTATTTGCATTATTTCTGCTGTTGGTTTGATATCAAATGTTACTCTACGGCAACCAAATACTTCAGGGGGGACTTTGACTTATGAG GGTCGATTCGAAATCCTTTCTTTGTCTGGATCCTTTACTCCAACAGAGTTTGGGGGTTCTCGTACTAGCAGAACCGGAGGAATGAGCATTTCTTTGGCAAGTCCCGATGGTCGTGTTGTCGGAGGTACACTTGCAGGACTGTTAATAGCTGCTAGTCCTGTCCAG GTTGTGGTGGGCAGTTTTCTACCAAGCAACTACCAAGAAGCCAAGCCAAAGAAACAGAAAGCAGAACCCAAAGCAATACCTTATGCAACGGTCTCTCCTGCTGCGCCCCATAGCTCTAATATGGACCCTAGAAGTTCCAATGCACTCACTGTAAACATTCCCGGAGCTGGAAATCAAAATATTATTTCTTCCTCCACCATGCAAACGAATCACTGGACCGCTATGCCAACTGTTCAAGACTCGAGAAAGTCTGCAACAGATATTAACATATCATTGCAGGGAGAGTAG